One genomic window of Coffea eugenioides isolate CCC68of chromosome 1, Ceug_1.0, whole genome shotgun sequence includes the following:
- the LOC113774867 gene encoding uncharacterized protein LOC113774867 — translation MKRPANINAQKAVSKESKLPKFPVSKPGHPSIPATNKRTIGGATSLKQNQMLQPVVNTQRNTELKSYSKSVKNTQSRAKAVSEELLNKSSASHAKRNKVNPRISLHASTQLCPIQVNKVHSSGSKLILDDVPSVITVDSSDCQDVTTQLAVRLPSSNVITGTTLQHTQSQSTKPSGLRMPSPSLGFFGQSKFPASSCFSHRIVDPSHRRGKLGDWRPPQLPAKIPGVVDGKMLTSRVSRSRFNLSAVSIDAITPDVGKDAMMDGKKIPHEPNHCELESDKNRLLSITDTNGKFENHVKDESITAVDKDGEAEMKENINLLKIPSCRSMTEVDNAKSCTLGHRASTESAGNYFEHSLFYQPEEFAIGVTGTRSMNTNSCEDENSGSSTVNDVINGGVMNSASVRCMQNLDQSSSLHSDRLETSNFEELLVPDEDKPSMLVEGNHKKMVGDSWICGTEKIDNQTVEDLELTNSRLENLEFSSEHIYASLSKDSFVRNEMAENTQNLKQSLEVIELKDTSAMLLQTQTACPEFEQISKSIHGLASADCILLEKDIGSEKYQVAVNEMFPIDEKGAIEMDNSGVEIAETFGGMEGEGFDSNQIIRHDFLSEPNEMAENTQSLKQSLEVVELKDTSATLLQTQTACPEVEQISKCIHGLASADCMLLEKGIGSEKYQVAVNEMLPIDEKGAIEMDNSGVEIAETFGGKEGEGFDTNQMIRHGFPSEPTLVSFEVAPLVPNHDSALDTSVTHVILSDRATSFDMHRCSSEASEFLVGEVHKSFHGDKVKNSEVNERNLVIVEPVCQSLFSGPHLESHVADNNHTSLYSESKVCHDDQKSDTQTIAGTDSTLDGYPGIEIAMQTREATIEATSGDNISQTGDDPEFFADSSVPTKCCIDHISVVCDHSATDANCTEESEQLLLSNCFTLVEEVSGLKNKLFPRDSSYEETTESAKSKESNVLGSGDAVMVEFEHCESEFRSYKELTDAPLRACDHGNHKFNGDLSIEETKPSCTEIEPSSEKCELSSGSQTRHYIELGGGLTSPRSVNQSIGVIDSALTDEIKPEVCQDMDSLVKDTKCDLKTSLCQEQDGNSTAAIGSNKAVSNSDKTNLIIFPPRNAVPFSDEWLAAVEAAGEEILTVKSGAVQNSPPDKCLPEPSPWSPVKKKSNAIGPYDCTKFTNNLSSDPQ, via the exons ATGAAAAGGCCTGCTAACATTAATGCCCAAAAAGCTGTTTCCAAGGAGTCAAAGCTTCCAAAATTCCCTGTTTCAAAGCCAGGTCATCCATCGATTCCAGCAACTAATAAGCGCACTATAGGTGGAGCAACTTCCTTAAAACAAAATCAGATGTTGCAGCCAG TTGTTAATACCCAGAGAAATACAGAACTAAAAAGCTACTCAAAAAGTGTAAAAAACACACAGAGTAGAGCAAAGGCTGTTTCTGAAGAGTTACTCAATAAATCCTCTGCCTCACATGCTAAGAGAAACAAA GTTAATCCCCGTATTAGTCTGCATGCATCAACCCAATTATGTCCCATACAGGTCAACAAAGTCCATAGTTCTGGCTCAAAATTGATTCTAGATGATGTCCCTTCAGTTATCACTGTGGATTCATCTGACTGCCAAGATGTTACCACACAACTAGCAGTTAGGCTTCCTTCAAGCAATGTCATCACTGGTACAACTTTGCAGCATACACAAAGTCAATCAACAAAACCATCAGGTCTGAGAATGCCATCTCCGTCACTAGGATTTTTTGGTCAG TCAAAATTTCCAGCTTCAAGTTGCTTTTCACACAGAATTGTTGACCCTAGTCATCGACGAGGTAAACTTGGTGACTGGAGGCCACCGCAATTGCCAGCAAAAATTCCTGGAGTTGTTGATGGTAAAATGCTGACTTCACGTGTCTCACGCTCAAGATTTAATCTTAGTGCCGTTTCAATTGATGCAATTACACCTGATGTGGGCAAAGATGCTATGATGGATGGGAAGAAGATTCCACATGAACCTAATCACTGTGAGCTTGAGAGCGATAAGAATAGGTTGCTGAGCATTACTGATACAAATGGGAAATTTGAGAATCATGTCAAGGATGAAAGCATTACTGCAGTTGATAAAGATGGAGAAGCTGAGATGAAAGAGAATATAAATCTCTTAAAAATTCCATCTTGTAGAAGTATGACAGAAGTTGACAATGCCAAAAGCTGCACTCTTGGTCATAGAGCAAGTACAGAATCAGCTGGCAACTATTTCGAACATTCTTTATTTTACCAACCTGAGGAGTTTGCTATAGGTGTAACTGGAACAAGAAGCATGAATACAAATTCATGTGAAGATGAAAATTCTGGCAGCTCTACTGTAAATGATGTTATTAATGGTGGTGTGATGAATTCTGCTTCAGTGAGGTGCATGCAGAATCTTGATCAATCATCTAGTTTGCACAGTGACAGATTAGAAACTTCCAACTTTGAAGAGCTCCTGGTCCCTGATGAAGATAAGCCTTCTATGTTGGTTGAGGGAAACCATAAAAAGATGGTTGGAGATTCATGGATTTGTGGAACTGAAAAAATTGATAATCAGACTGTTGAAGATTTGGAACTTACTAATTCTAGACTAGAAAATTTAGAATTTTCCTCTGAGCATATATATGCAAGTCTTTCAAAAGATTCTTTTGTGAGGAATGAGATGGCTGAGAATACACAGAACCTTAAGCAATCTTTAGAGGTTATTGAATTGAAAGATACATCTGCTATGCTTTTACAGACTCAAACTGCTTGCCCTGAATTTGAACAAATCTCAAAGAGTATCCATGGTTTGGCTTCTGCTGATTGTATTTTGCTTGAGAAAGACATAGGTTCTGAAAAATACCAGGTAGCAGTAAATGAGATGTTCCCGATAGATGAAAAAGGTGCGATTGAAATGGATAATTCTGGAGTTGAAATTGCAGAAACATTTGGTGGAATGGAAGGCGAAGGATTTGATAGTAACCAGATCATTAGACATGATTTTCTCAGTGAACCAAATGAGATGGCTGAGAATACACAGAGCCTTAAGCAATCTTTAGAGGTTGTTGAATTGAAAGATACATCTGCTACGCTTTTACAGACTCAAACTGCTTGCCCTGAAGTTGAACAAATCTCAAAGTGTATTCATGGTTTGGCTTCTGCTGATTGTATGTTGCTTGAGAAAGGCATAGGTTCTGAAAAATACCAGGTAGCGGTAAATGAGATGCTCCCAATAGATGAAAAAGGTGCGATTGAAATGGATAATTCTGGAGTTGAAATTGCAGAAACATTTGGTGGAAAGGAAGGCGAAGGATTTGATACTAACCAGATGATTAGACATGGTTTTCCCAGTGAACCAACATTGGTGTCTTTTGAGGTTGCCCCACTAGTTCCAAATCATGATTCTGCACTAGATACAAGTGTCACTCATGTCATTTTGAGTGACAGAGCCACCTCTTTCGATATGCATCGATGTTCATCTGAAGCATCAGAGTTTTTGGTTGGAGAAGTCCACAAATCATTTCATGGGGATAAAGTGAAGAATAGTGAAGTTAATGAAAGAAATCTCGTAATAGTGGAACCTGTGTGTCAAAGTTTGTTTAGTGGTCCTCATCTAGAAAGTCATGTAGCAGACAATAATCATACCAGTTTATATTCAGAAAGCAAAGTATGTCATGATGACCAGAAGTCTGACACTCAAACCATTGCAGGAACTGACAGTACCTTAGATGGTTATCCCGGGATTGAGATTGCAATGCAAACAAGAGAAGCCACAATAGAAGCAACTAGTGGGGATAATATATCACAGACTGGAGATGATCCAGAGTTCTTTGCTGACAGCAGTGTGCCTACGAAATGTTGCATTGACCATATTTCAGTTGTGTGCGATCACTCTGCTACAGATGCTAATTGTACTGAAGAATCTGAACAATTGCTATTGTCTAATTGCTTCACATTGGTTGAAGAAGTTTCTGGGCTCAAAAATAAGTTGTTTCCCAGGGATTCCTCATATGAGGAAACAACTGAATCTGCAAAATCCAAAGAAAGTAATGTTTTGGGAAGTGGGGATGCAGTTATGGTAGAATTTGAACATTGCGAAAGTGAATTTAGAAGCTACAAAGAACTTACTGATGCACCACTTCGAGCTTGTGATCATGGTAATCATAAATTTAATGGTGATTTGAGCATTGAGGAAACTAAACCGAGCTGCACGGAGATTGAGCCTTCATCTGAGAAGTGTGAGCTTTCCAGTGGAAGTCAGACTAGGCACTATATTGAGCTTGGAG GAGGTCTGACATCACCCAGAAGCGTAAATCAGTCCATTGGAGTAATTGATAGCGCCTTAACTGATGAAATTAAGCCCGAAGTTTGCCAGGACATGGATAGTCTTGTGAAGGACACAAAATGTGATTTGAAGACTTCATTGTGCCAGGAACAGGATGGAAATTCAACTGCAGCAAT TGGCAGCAATAAAGCTGTGAGCAATTCAGATAAAACAAATCTTATAATCTTTCCTCCAAGAAATGCAGTTCCATTTTCTGATGAATGGTTGGCTGCTGTTGAAGCTGCTGGAGAG GAAATTTTGACCGTGAAAAGTGGTGCAGTGCAAAATTCTCCACCAGACAAGTGTTTACCTGAACCTAGCCCATGGTCTCCG gtcaaaaagaaaagcaacgCCATCGGGCCATATGACTGTACAAAGTTCACCAACAATTTGTCCTCTGATCCTCAATAA
- the LOC113774858 gene encoding protein NRT1/ PTR FAMILY 2.7-like, translating to MDRTVLNSANGEDPEPTSISSGGKKGGWTTFPFTIATVAGIALAFGGLTGNLIVYLIQEFNIRSISAAKIFNVVNGCTTILPIAAAIIADSFTGCYSVIWISSLISSLGLLIIVLTAAISKLRPPHCENGSNLCKYPSEVQLAVLYIGLALGSIGMAGTRFTIGSMGANQFDKPKHQGIFFNWYIFTMYMATGISSTLIVYIENSVSWTLGFGICVAANIFALAIFLAGSGFYHHLKPQGSPFVRLARVIVASFRKRKMVLSLKSEDYFQGPDTADYKVTTFPSKFFKFLNRAALRAEGETEPDGSTRQPWKLCTVQDVEDFKRIIKIFPLWSTGFFLSTPLVILGSLSVLQALAMDRHLGPHFQIPAGSVFLFTLMPTCFTVFLLDRFLFPLGEKFTGHPVRPLQRVGIGHLLDIVGLAVLALVEAKRLKIARLHDLQGQDNAVVPMSVFWLVPPLAIAGIGEAFFFPGQIDFYYQEFPASLKSTSTAAVALYMGIAYYLGNAVIDLVRRTRGWLPDDLNKGRLDNVYWLVCVLAGLNFCYYLVCSYFYKYQNVETVKVTDESTV from the exons ATGGACAGGACAGTGCTCAACTCTGCTAATGGAGAAGACCCTGAGCCTACTTCAATTTCCAGCGGGGGCAAGAAAGGCGGTTGGACCACTTTTCCGTTCACTATAG CAACTGTGGCAGGTATAGCACTTGCTTTTGGAGGACTGACTGGCAACCTTATTGTATATCTGATTCAAGAATTCAACATCAGAAGCATTAGTGCCGCTAAAATTTTCAATGTTGTTAATGGCTGTACCACAATACTTCCAATTGCTGCAGCCATCATTGCTGACTCATTTACGGGCTGTTACTCCGTCATCTGGATTTCTTCTCTCATTTCATCCCTG GGCCTATTGATAATAGTCCTGACAGCAGCAATCAGTAAATTGAGACCTCCACATTGTGAAAATGGATCGAACCTCTGTAAATATCCATCAGAAGTCCAACTTGCAGTTCTTTATATCGGCTTAGCTCTAGGATCTATAGGGATGGCAGGGACACGCTTCACTATTGGATCCATGGGAGCAAATCAGTTTGATAAACCAAAGCATCAAGGAATTTTCTTCAACTGGTACATTTTTACAATGTACATGGCCACTGGTATAAGCTCTACTCTCATTGTGTATATTGAGAACAGTGTTAGTTGGACGTTGGGGTTTGGGATTTGTGTTGCCGCAAATATATTTGCATTGGCAATATTCTTAGCTGGCAGCGGTTTCTATCATCACCTCAAGCCACAAGGTAGCCCTTTTGTTCGTTTGGCTCGTGTTATTGTTGCATCTTTCAGGAAAAGGAAAATGGTGCTCTCACTGAAAAGTGAAGACTATTTTCAAGGGCCAGACACAGCAGACTACAAAGTGACTACCTTTCCCTCAAAATTTTTCAA gtTCTTAAACCGCGCAGCACTCAGAGCAGAAGGGGAAACCGAACCAGATGGCTCCACCAGACAACCTTGGAAACTATGTACAGTGCAAGATGTAGAAGATTTCAAAAGGATAATCAAAATTTTCCCACTATGGTCCACGGGGTTCTTCTTGTCCACCCCACTCGTTATTTTGGGGAGTCTATCGGTCCTTCAGGCTCTTGCAATGGACCGTCATCTCGGACCACATTTCCAAATTCCTGCGGGTTCAGTATTTCTCTTCACTTTGATGCCAACTTGCTTTACCGTATTCCTCCTGGACCGGTTCTTATTCCCCCTGGGGGAGAAGTTCACTGGCCATCCCGTCAGGCCTCTCCAGAGGGTTGGGATCGGCCATTTGTTAGACATTGTTGGCCTTGCTGTTTTGGCCCTGGTAGAGGCCAAAAGGCTGAAGATTGCGCGATTGCATGACCTTCAAGGCCAGGATAATGCCGTGGTACCAATGTCAGTATTCTGGCTTGTGCCACCACTAGCTATCGCAGGCATTGGAGAAGCATTCTTTTTCCCTGGTCAAATTGATTTCTACTACCAAGAATTCCCTGCTTCGCTGAAAAGCACATCAACTGCAGCTGTAGCTTTATATATGGGCATTGCTTACTATCTGGGCAATGCTGTGATTGATCTTGTCCGAAGGACAAGAGGGTGGTTGCCAGATGACTTGAACAAAGGGAGACTAGATAATGTGTACTGGCTGGTTTGTGTATTAGCAGGTCTCAACTTCTGTTATTATCTTGTATGTTCGTACTTTTACAAGTACCAAAATGTTGAAACGGTGAAGGTAACTGATGAGTCTACTGTGTAG